Proteins from a single region of Mucilaginibacter daejeonensis:
- a CDS encoding MFS transporter has product MKRILPVIILSQFFCTSVWFAGNAVIGDLARSLQLGPAYLGYLSNAVQAGFITGTLVFALLGLNDKFSPSKIFFTCALIAAGINLAVSSAWITPFSLIGCRVLTGFFLAGIYPVGMKIAADHYQQRLGRSLGYLVGALVLGTAFPHLVKSLSAGLPWRYVIYTTSALCVLGGAAMLLFVPGGPYRTTGQKLDLSQALTAFKDPNFRSAALGYAGHMWELYAFWVFVPVMVSAYVAHYPASGLNIPLTSFGVIAAGSVACVLGGHLSQRWGAQRVATAALIISCVCCLLSPLFLFSGSPIMFVTSLVVWSMAVIADSPLFSTLVAQHAPAAFKGTALTMVTCIGFAVTLVSVQLISALHNDHNGNYIFTLLAIGPILGLLALKRRRQVDQD; this is encoded by the coding sequence ATGAAGCGCATCTTACCCGTCATTATCCTATCGCAGTTCTTTTGTACTTCGGTGTGGTTCGCGGGCAATGCGGTGATCGGCGACCTGGCGCGATCACTGCAACTGGGCCCTGCCTACCTGGGCTATCTGAGTAACGCAGTACAGGCCGGCTTCATTACCGGTACGCTGGTCTTTGCGTTGCTTGGGCTGAACGATAAATTCTCGCCATCAAAGATATTTTTCACTTGTGCGCTCATTGCGGCAGGTATCAACCTTGCGGTCAGTTCGGCGTGGATCACGCCCTTTTCACTTATCGGCTGCCGTGTGCTTACAGGGTTTTTCCTGGCGGGTATTTACCCGGTGGGTATGAAGATCGCTGCCGATCATTATCAACAAAGATTAGGACGCTCATTAGGTTATTTGGTTGGTGCTTTGGTATTGGGAACCGCGTTCCCGCACCTGGTCAAAAGCTTATCAGCAGGTTTGCCGTGGAGGTATGTCATCTATACTACATCTGCTCTGTGTGTATTGGGCGGCGCGGCTATGTTGCTGTTTGTACCCGGCGGACCATATCGAACCACCGGCCAAAAGCTCGATCTGTCGCAGGCGCTCACCGCCTTTAAAGATCCAAATTTCCGGTCGGCGGCATTGGGTTATGCAGGGCATATGTGGGAGTTGTATGCGTTCTGGGTGTTCGTGCCCGTGATGGTGAGTGCTTATGTGGCGCATTACCCGGCTTCCGGTCTGAATATACCGCTGACCTCCTTCGGCGTCATCGCCGCAGGGAGCGTGGCTTGCGTGCTGGGTGGGCATCTATCGCAGCGTTGGGGTGCTCAACGGGTGGCTACCGCTGCGTTGATCATCTCATGCGTCTGTTGTTTGCTGTCGCCGCTGTTCTTGTTCAGTGGTTCGCCTATTATGTTTGTGACCTCCCTGGTGGTATGGAGCATGGCCGTCATCGCCGATTCGCCGCTCTTTTCAACATTGGTGGCACAGCATGCACCGGCAGCTTTCAAGGGTACGGCGCTGACCATGGTCACCTGTATAGGTTTCGCGGTAACGCTGGTAAGCGTGCAACTCATCAGTGCTTTGCATAATGATCACAATGGCAATTATATATTCACGCTACTAGCCATAGGACCAATATTAGGTTTGCTGGCGCTCAAAAGGAGGCGTCAAGTTGATCAGGATTGA
- a CDS encoding glutamate-5-semialdehyde dehydrogenase, producing MDHTQYFERARKAGRSLIGLSNEQIDALLLELADAAVAATGELLLANQADLDRMDPADAKYDRLKLTADRIASIAAEMRTVAGLHNPVGEVLEQKEMPNGLQISKVRVPLGNIGIIYEARPNVTFDVFSLCFKTGNVAILKGGSDAAYSNEAIVKVIHSVLTLHGIDPYVVTLLPPDREATHALLNAIGYVDVLIPRGSQNLINYVRENSRVPVIETGAGIVHVYGDATADVDMLSRIVFNSKTRRPSVCNTLDCFIVHEALLNELPQITSPLAKAQVTIYADEPAYAALQGSYPAELLHPAQAEHFGTEFLSLKMAIRTVSSLTEALDHIDEYSSKHSEAIVSQDADNIETFLNTVDAAAVYANVATAFTDGAQFGLGSEIGISTQKLHARGPMGLSELTSYKWVVRGNGQTRN from the coding sequence ATGGACCATACCCAGTATTTTGAAAGAGCACGCAAGGCAGGCCGATCGCTTATTGGCTTAAGCAATGAACAGATCGATGCCTTGTTACTTGAACTGGCCGATGCGGCCGTAGCCGCCACCGGTGAGCTACTGCTGGCTAACCAGGCTGACCTTGACCGCATGGACCCGGCCGATGCCAAGTACGACCGGCTGAAACTTACCGCGGATCGCATAGCCTCTATAGCTGCAGAGATGCGCACTGTGGCCGGCCTGCACAACCCAGTGGGCGAAGTGCTGGAACAAAAGGAAATGCCGAACGGTCTGCAAATCTCTAAGGTACGGGTACCGCTGGGCAACATCGGTATCATTTACGAGGCCCGGCCCAACGTAACGTTCGATGTGTTCTCGTTATGCTTCAAGACCGGCAACGTGGCTATTTTGAAAGGTGGAAGTGATGCGGCATATTCTAACGAGGCCATCGTAAAGGTGATCCACTCGGTCCTCACCCTCCATGGCATCGACCCATACGTAGTGACGCTGTTACCGCCCGACCGTGAGGCCACGCATGCTTTACTTAACGCTATTGGCTATGTGGATGTACTGATCCCACGCGGTAGCCAGAACCTGATCAATTATGTACGCGAGAACAGCCGCGTGCCGGTGATAGAGACCGGTGCAGGCATCGTACACGTATATGGTGATGCCACTGCCGACGTGGACATGCTGAGCCGTATCGTGTTCAACTCTAAAACGCGCAGGCCAAGTGTTTGCAATACGCTCGATTGCTTCATCGTTCATGAGGCTTTGTTGAATGAACTACCACAGATCACCTCGCCATTGGCCAAAGCCCAGGTGACCATTTATGCCGATGAACCAGCCTATGCTGCACTGCAAGGCAGCTACCCGGCCGAGCTACTACACCCTGCACAGGCCGAGCATTTTGGCACGGAGTTCTTATCGCTTAAAATGGCGATCCGTACCGTAAGTTCACTGACCGAAGCACTTGACCATATTGACGAGTACAGCTCCAAACACAGCGAGGCCATCGTATCGCAGGATGCTGACAATATTGAAACTTTCCTGAACACGGTGGATGCGGCTGCCGTTTACGCCAACGTTGCCACCGCCTTTACCGATGGCGCGCAATTCGGGTTGGGATCTGAGATAGGCATCAGCACGCAAAAGCTTCATGCCCGTGGGCCTATGGGTTTAAGCGAACTGACCAGCTATAAATGGGTAGTGAGGGGGAATGGGCAAACACGGAATTAG
- the proB gene encoding glutamate 5-kinase, protein MSLPYQRIIIKIGSNVLTQANGLPDEQRIGHLVDQMAALRSQGMEVILVSSGAVASGRSLIKIDEKVNAVATRQLLASIGQVKLINTYAQLFEQHKLLCAQVLVTKSDFRDRTHYLNMKNCLEILLHNGAIPVVNENDVVSVTELMFTDNDELAGLIASMLNAQALIILSNVDGIFDGDPRTGNAQLIETIKDDTEDLSAFITTGRSQFGRGGMLTKSNMAKKVAQLGISVHIANGMRPNVLTDLLAGQVPHTHFVPDRKASGKKKWLAHSQHFTKGVVQINAGAKQVLTSNKATSLLPIGVIKVVADFQKGDLIRIIDEEETPIAIGIAEYGAEKARERIGQQKQRPLVHYDYLYLTA, encoded by the coding sequence ATGTCCCTACCCTATCAGCGCATCATCATCAAGATCGGATCTAACGTACTTACGCAAGCCAATGGTTTGCCCGATGAGCAGCGGATCGGTCATCTGGTGGATCAAATGGCGGCGCTGCGGTCACAGGGCATGGAGGTGATCCTGGTATCATCAGGAGCCGTGGCCTCGGGGCGCAGCCTGATCAAGATCGACGAGAAGGTTAATGCCGTGGCTACCCGACAGTTGCTGGCCTCCATAGGCCAGGTCAAACTGATCAATACTTACGCGCAGTTGTTCGAGCAGCATAAGCTGTTGTGTGCACAGGTATTGGTCACCAAAAGCGACTTCCGCGACCGTACGCATTACCTCAACATGAAAAACTGTTTGGAGATATTGCTGCACAACGGCGCCATACCGGTAGTGAACGAGAATGACGTAGTATCTGTAACAGAACTGATGTTCACTGATAATGATGAACTGGCTGGACTCATCGCCTCGATGCTGAACGCACAGGCGCTCATCATCCTGAGCAACGTGGATGGCATTTTTGATGGCGACCCACGTACGGGCAATGCCCAACTCATCGAGACCATAAAGGATGACACTGAGGACCTGTCGGCGTTTATCACCACCGGCCGCTCTCAATTTGGCCGCGGGGGAATGCTTACTAAAAGTAACATGGCCAAAAAGGTGGCGCAGCTGGGTATTAGCGTACACATTGCCAACGGTATGCGGCCGAACGTACTGACCGACCTGCTGGCCGGCCAGGTGCCGCATACCCACTTTGTGCCCGACCGTAAGGCATCAGGCAAAAAGAAGTGGCTGGCACACTCACAGCATTTCACCAAAGGCGTGGTGCAGATCAATGCCGGTGCCAAGCAGGTGCTTACTTCTAATAAAGCCACCAGCCTGCTGCCCATTGGCGTGATCAAAGTGGTGGCCGATTTTCAAAAAGGCGACCTGATCAGGATCATTGATGAGGAGGAGACACCCATAGCGATAGGCATTGCCGAATATGGTGCTGAAAAGGCCCGCGAACGCATTGGCCAGCAAAAACAGCGCCCCCTGGTGCATTACGATTACCTTTACTTGACCGCATAA
- a CDS encoding esterase family protein has product MINREYHKHFSKELQRNMELLVFGHAGKAVIFFPTRMARFYDYENWGIVGALYDKIESGELQLFCVDSIDAESFYNKNLAPAERIKRHLRYEAYLLNELIPFIRKMNGGQYLMVAGCSMGAYHAMNIGLRHPTRFNKVVSMSGRYDLTEQLPFYDDLFDGFHNDDIYFNMPRQFMPNLEDPQLLNAMRRMEIILVIGREDPFLPGNTLFHEMLCQKNISHHFYVWDGNAHRPRFWRQMVKLYF; this is encoded by the coding sequence ATGATAAACAGAGAATACCATAAGCATTTCAGCAAGGAGTTACAGCGTAACATGGAGCTATTGGTATTTGGGCATGCGGGCAAAGCGGTGATCTTTTTCCCTACGCGTATGGCTCGTTTTTATGATTATGAGAACTGGGGTATAGTTGGGGCACTGTATGATAAGATCGAGAGCGGCGAGTTGCAGTTGTTCTGTGTGGATAGTATAGATGCCGAAAGCTTTTATAACAAGAACCTTGCTCCTGCTGAGCGCATCAAGCGCCATTTGCGATATGAGGCTTACCTGCTTAATGAGCTGATCCCTTTTATCCGTAAAATGAACGGTGGCCAGTACCTTATGGTGGCAGGGTGCAGCATGGGCGCCTACCATGCCATGAACATCGGTTTGCGGCATCCTACGCGATTTAACAAAGTGGTATCCATGAGCGGGCGGTATGACCTTACCGAACAACTGCCGTTCTATGATGACCTTTTTGATGGCTTTCATAACGACGATATTTACTTCAACATGCCCAGGCAGTTCATGCCCAACCTGGAAGACCCTCAACTACTGAACGCCATGCGCCGGATGGAGATCATTTTGGTGATCGGTCGCGAAGACCCATTCTTACCCGGCAATACGCTCTTTCATGAGATGCTCTGTCAAAAAAACATCTCTCATCATTTTTATGTGTGGGATGGCAATGCGCATCGTCCGCGCTTTTGGCGGCAAATGGTGAAGCTTTATTTTTAA
- a CDS encoding GDSL-type esterase/lipase family protein: protein MFWYEEEVKGLERNSLKIGYAPETLFYGSSSIRLWSTLYQDFADLKPVNLGFGGSTLAACVWFFDRIMMPYQPKRLIVYAGDNDLGDGRHPEEVLIFFQQLVVRAQERFGDMPCYFVSLKPSPARWSIADSFKYTNNLIENEIVKQQNNWRFINIFKAMLDPSGKPQPDHFADDALHLSAKGYEVWKQVIRSSISS from the coding sequence ATGTTTTGGTACGAAGAAGAGGTAAAAGGCCTCGAAAGAAATAGTTTGAAGATTGGTTATGCACCCGAGACGCTGTTCTACGGCAGCTCAAGCATACGCCTGTGGAGTACCCTTTACCAGGACTTTGCCGATCTAAAGCCCGTTAACCTGGGCTTTGGCGGATCAACCCTGGCGGCATGCGTGTGGTTCTTTGACCGCATCATGATGCCTTACCAGCCCAAAAGGCTGATCGTTTACGCCGGAGACAATGATCTGGGCGACGGCCGGCACCCCGAAGAGGTGCTGATCTTTTTTCAGCAACTGGTGGTGCGTGCTCAGGAGCGCTTTGGCGATATGCCATGTTACTTTGTATCGCTAAAACCCAGCCCCGCACGCTGGTCCATTGCCGATAGCTTTAAATACACTAACAACCTGATCGAGAATGAGATCGTGAAACAACAGAACAACTGGCGTTTCATCAATATATTCAAAGCCATGCTTGATCCCAGCGGCAAGCCTCAGCCCGACCACTTTGCCGATGATGCCCTGCATCTGAGCGCTAAAGGTTATGAGGTTTGGAAGCAGGTGATCAGGAGCAGCATAAGCAGTTAA
- a CDS encoding NAD(P)-dependent alcohol dehydrogenase, with protein MIGTKGYAAQSPTTDLAPWDFDRREVGAHDVQFDIQYCGVCHSDLHQIRNDWFEGIFPMVPGHEIVGRVVKVGDQVTKFKVGDIAGTGCMVNSCRTCENCKDGLEQYCLHGNTQTYNSLDSYGDGSPTYGGYSNTIVVNEDFVLHVSDKTDLAATAPLLCAGITTYSPLRHWKVGKGHKLAVLGLGGLGHMGVKFGVAFGAEVTVLSTSPKKEEDAKKLGAHHFVVTSDPAQVEAVKGSFDFILDTVSAPHDFNFYLSLLRTNGTHICVGVPPEPAEIAAFSLLGGRKSVAGSGIGGIKETQEMLDFCAENNIVSDIELIDIKDIHTAYERMEKGDVRYRFVIDMATL; from the coding sequence ATGATCGGAACTAAAGGATACGCGGCGCAAAGCCCGACCACCGACCTGGCGCCATGGGATTTTGACCGTCGCGAAGTTGGTGCACATGATGTGCAATTTGATATTCAATACTGCGGAGTGTGCCACTCCGATCTTCACCAGATCCGTAACGACTGGTTCGAAGGAATATTCCCGATGGTACCAGGTCACGAGATCGTTGGCCGTGTGGTAAAGGTGGGCGATCAGGTGACCAAGTTCAAAGTGGGCGATATTGCCGGTACCGGCTGTATGGTGAACTCGTGCCGCACCTGCGAGAACTGTAAAGATGGCCTGGAGCAATATTGCCTGCATGGCAACACCCAAACCTATAACAGCCTGGACAGCTATGGTGATGGTTCACCTACGTACGGTGGCTACTCCAACACCATTGTGGTGAACGAGGACTTCGTGCTGCACGTGTCTGACAAGACAGATCTGGCGGCTACCGCGCCTTTGTTGTGTGCCGGTATCACCACCTATTCGCCGCTGCGCCACTGGAAGGTAGGCAAAGGTCATAAACTGGCCGTGCTTGGCTTGGGTGGTTTAGGCCACATGGGCGTAAAGTTCGGTGTTGCTTTTGGTGCCGAGGTGACCGTGTTGAGTACCTCGCCTAAAAAAGAAGAGGACGCCAAGAAATTAGGCGCTCACCATTTTGTGGTGACCAGTGACCCTGCTCAAGTGGAAGCGGTAAAAGGTAGCTTCGATTTCATATTGGATACCGTAAGCGCTCCGCACGACTTTAATTTTTACCTGTCATTACTACGTACCAACGGTACCCACATTTGCGTAGGTGTACCACCGGAGCCGGCCGAGATCGCTGCGTTCTCGTTATTGGGCGGCCGCAAAAGCGTTGCCGGTTCGGGCATTGGTGGCATTAAAGAGACCCAGGAAATGCTGGATTTCTGTGCCGAGAACAACATCGTGTCAGACATCGAGCTGATCGACATCAAAGACATACACACCGCCTACGAACGTATGGAAAAAGGTGACGTGCGTTACCGCTTTGTGATCGATATGGCTACGCTGTAA
- a CDS encoding DUF5683 domain-containing protein: MRYWQAASAHERPKNKPDPMHDPSKAVFRSAVLPGWGQVYNHKVWKVPIVYGLLGMLGQQVVSNRSNYRHYLKVYRYFRDPLGTEVSAKEYTTYLRLQQTGNGMAYADALQSNYQRNMQLSVLGLLGIWGIQVVDAYIDAKMIHSYSIGTDLSFNLSPGVINTADQYASSTASVTPVIKARLNF; the protein is encoded by the coding sequence GTGAGATATTGGCAAGCTGCTTCAGCGCATGAACGCCCAAAGAATAAGCCTGATCCAATGCATGACCCTTCCAAAGCGGTGTTCCGTTCGGCAGTGCTACCGGGTTGGGGTCAGGTGTATAACCACAAGGTATGGAAAGTGCCTATCGTTTACGGTCTGCTTGGGATGCTGGGTCAGCAGGTGGTATCCAACCGGTCCAATTACCGTCATTACCTGAAGGTGTACCGTTACTTTCGCGACCCGTTAGGCACTGAAGTGAGCGCCAAAGAGTACACAACTTACCTGAGGCTTCAACAGACAGGCAACGGAATGGCCTACGCCGATGCTTTACAGTCCAACTATCAGCGCAATATGCAGTTGAGTGTATTAGGTTTATTAGGTATTTGGGGTATACAGGTGGTGGATGCTTACATCGATGCCAAAATGATCCATTCATACAGCATCGGTACTGATCTGAGCTTTAACCTGTCGCCGGGTGTGATCAATACGGCTGATCAGTATGCCAGCTCAACCGCATCCGTGACCCCAGTGATCAAAGCCAGATTGAACTTTTGA
- a CDS encoding ATP-dependent helicase — MMQPLQERYNQRFNDILATLNPEQLAAVNKLDGPVLVVAGPGTGKTQILAARIGKILLETDAQPNEILCLTYTDAGAVAMRKRLFDFIGPDAYRIGIYTFHAFCNEIIQENLDHFGKLSLDPLTDLDAAMLFRELVDKFDKDHLLKRFTGDVYYDVPRLKNLFSTIKRENWTETQIREAVNAYVDDLPNREDFQYKRPNSAKGIKKGDPKQKEIDAAKDIMAKLLAAVGEFANYEATLKTAGKYDYDDMIMWVLKAFKDNEDLLRRYQERYQYILVDEFQDTSGSQNELLKFILSYWDTPNVFVVGDDDQSIFRFQGANMKNILDFAGDYGTVLQTVVLKQNYRSNQSILDISRMLISNNQERLTSQLRLDKNLQAANPRFDLHAVEPVISEYANPEHELVDVANQIEDLLRQGTEAAEIAVIYRNHNQVDQLIHYLDAKKIAVNTRRKIDILTLPFGEKLINILRYLTLEMDSPYSGDELLFEIMHYDLFDIPGIEVAKASIAVSKANYNLTENDKTSIRRYVAELKPARQGTLFDEPDKQAPMRQLISAIDDLLKASVSVTLQVLFQQMITSLGIMRYVMRQPDKGWHMEVLTALFNFVRDEAHRNPEVRLKDIIRTIDLMKENGIRLDLNQVVFAENGVNFVTAHGSKGLEYEHVFLIGCSKRVWDAKGRNHGFSLPDTLLEISGDEEQRQEEESRRLFYVAITRAKQCLNISYCTKDRNGKDQEASKFVGEILASTHLQVQYPQVRPDALMDYLATQFTETDKPVVQLLDKNYIDQLLQGYVLSVTHLNAYLDCPLKFYFQNLIRVPVGKSPALAFGSAVHHALYKVFDQMLKSEDKVFVSVDGFMKEFRWYMFRNRDAFTKEEFNRRLEYADKILPAYYEQNLYVWNKIVRVEMPVRHVLINNVPVKGHLDKVEFNGKQATIVDYKTGKLKYAKEKFKRPGEEDTIGGDYWRQAVFYKMLIDNDRNKDWNVTGTVFEFIEPVAEGEYHKEHVMVLPEDEAHVTKQLTETYQKIMAHDFATGCGKEDCDWCHFVRSNFKQPGKILEAAGEE; from the coding sequence ATGATGCAACCTCTCCAGGAACGATATAACCAACGATTTAACGACATACTGGCCACCCTTAACCCTGAGCAGTTAGCTGCCGTGAACAAGCTGGATGGCCCTGTTTTGGTAGTGGCCGGCCCGGGCACAGGCAAGACCCAGATCCTGGCCGCGCGTATAGGTAAGATTCTGTTGGAGACCGATGCTCAGCCCAACGAGATCCTGTGCCTCACCTACACCGACGCCGGTGCGGTGGCCATGCGCAAGCGTTTGTTCGACTTTATCGGTCCTGATGCTTATCGTATCGGCATTTATACTTTCCACGCGTTCTGTAACGAGATCATTCAGGAGAACCTTGACCATTTTGGGAAGCTAAGCCTCGATCCGCTCACCGATCTGGATGCGGCCATGCTGTTCCGCGAGCTGGTGGACAAGTTCGATAAGGACCATTTGCTTAAGCGCTTTACCGGCGATGTATATTATGATGTGCCGCGGCTGAAGAACCTGTTCAGCACCATCAAACGCGAGAACTGGACCGAGACGCAGATCCGCGAGGCCGTGAACGCCTATGTTGATGACTTGCCCAACCGCGAGGATTTTCAATACAAACGCCCCAACTCGGCCAAAGGCATCAAAAAAGGCGACCCCAAGCAGAAAGAGATCGATGCGGCTAAAGATATTATGGCCAAACTACTGGCTGCGGTAGGCGAATTCGCCAACTATGAGGCCACCCTGAAGACGGCCGGAAAATATGATTATGATGACATGATCATGTGGGTGTTGAAGGCATTTAAAGACAATGAGGATCTGCTGCGCCGTTACCAGGAACGGTACCAATACATTTTGGTGGATGAGTTTCAGGATACCAGCGGTTCGCAAAATGAATTGTTAAAGTTCATCCTGTCGTACTGGGACACGCCTAACGTTTTTGTGGTGGGCGATGATGACCAGTCGATCTTCCGTTTTCAGGGTGCCAACATGAAGAACATCCTCGATTTTGCGGGTGATTACGGCACCGTGCTACAAACTGTGGTGTTAAAGCAGAACTATCGTTCGAACCAATCGATACTCGATATATCCCGGATGCTGATCAGCAACAACCAGGAACGCTTGACCAGTCAGCTCCGCCTTGACAAGAACTTGCAGGCAGCCAATCCACGTTTTGATCTGCATGCCGTGGAGCCGGTGATCAGCGAGTATGCTAACCCCGAACATGAGCTGGTAGATGTGGCCAACCAGATAGAGGACCTGCTGCGCCAGGGAACTGAAGCGGCTGAGATAGCGGTGATCTACCGTAACCATAACCAAGTAGATCAGCTGATCCATTATTTGGATGCTAAAAAGATCGCGGTGAACACCCGTCGTAAGATCGACATCCTGACCCTGCCCTTTGGCGAGAAGCTGATCAACATCCTGCGTTATCTGACGCTGGAGATGGACTCGCCTTACAGTGGTGATGAGCTATTGTTCGAGATCATGCACTATGATCTTTTTGATATACCCGGCATTGAAGTGGCCAAGGCCAGCATAGCCGTATCTAAAGCCAACTACAACCTCACCGAAAACGATAAGACCTCGATCCGGCGCTATGTGGCCGAGCTTAAGCCCGCCCGCCAGGGAACGCTGTTCGATGAGCCCGACAAACAGGCGCCTATGCGTCAGCTGATCAGCGCCATCGATGATCTGCTTAAGGCATCGGTAAGTGTGACGCTGCAGGTACTGTTTCAGCAAATGATCACCTCGTTGGGTATCATGCGCTATGTGATGCGTCAGCCTGATAAGGGCTGGCACATGGAGGTACTTACCGCTCTGTTCAACTTCGTGCGTGATGAGGCTCACCGCAACCCCGAGGTGAGGTTGAAGGACATCATCCGCACCATTGACCTCATGAAAGAGAACGGAATCCGCCTTGACCTCAATCAGGTGGTGTTTGCCGAGAACGGGGTGAACTTTGTGACGGCTCATGGCTCAAAGGGCCTGGAGTATGAGCACGTGTTCCTGATCGGATGCAGCAAGCGGGTGTGGGATGCCAAGGGCCGTAACCATGGCTTTAGCCTGCCTGACACCCTGCTCGAGATCAGCGGCGACGAGGAGCAACGGCAGGAAGAAGAGTCGCGCCGGTTGTTCTATGTGGCCATTACGCGGGCCAAGCAGTGCCTCAATATCTCGTATTGCACCAAGGACCGCAACGGTAAGGACCAGGAAGCCTCCAAATTCGTGGGCGAGATACTGGCGTCGACCCACTTGCAGGTGCAATATCCGCAGGTAAGGCCTGATGCGCTGATGGATTACCTGGCCACCCAGTTCACGGAGACTGATAAGCCGGTGGTGCAGTTGCTTGATAAAAATTACATCGACCAACTGCTGCAGGGCTACGTGCTGTCCGTAACGCATTTGAACGCTTACCTGGATTGTCCGCTCAAGTTCTACTTTCAGAACCTGATCCGTGTACCGGTGGGTAAAAGCCCGGCACTGGCGTTCGGTTCGGCGGTACACCATGCGCTATACAAGGTATTTGATCAGATGCTGAAGAGCGAGGACAAAGTATTTGTATCGGTGGATGGTTTTATGAAGGAATTCAGGTGGTACATGTTCCGCAACCGTGATGCCTTTACCAAAGAGGAATTTAACCGCAGGCTGGAATATGCCGATAAGATATTGCCTGCCTATTACGAGCAGAACCTGTACGTATGGAACAAGATCGTACGGGTAGAGATGCCGGTACGCCATGTGCTGATCAACAATGTGCCGGTGAAAGGCCATTTGGATAAGGTGGAATTTAATGGCAAGCAGGCCACCATTGTAGACTATAAGACGGGCAAGCTCAAATACGCCAAAGAGAAGTTCAAACGCCCGGGAGAGGAGGATACGATCGGTGGTGATTACTGGCGCCAGGCGGTGTTCTACAAGATGCTGATCGATAATGATCGCAACAAGGATTGGAATGTGACCGGAACGGTGTTCGAATTTATTGAACCGGTGGCCGAAGGTGAGTACCACAAGGAACACG